The following coding sequences lie in one Rutidosis leptorrhynchoides isolate AG116_Rl617_1_P2 chromosome 6, CSIRO_AGI_Rlap_v1, whole genome shotgun sequence genomic window:
- the LOC139851699 gene encoding elongator complex protein 2 isoform X1: MNNNKSVEVERVFIGGGCNRIVNNVSWGACGLISFGSQNAVSIFCPQTAKILTTLPGHKASVNCTHWLPNNKFAFKANLWKKQYLLSGDAEGVIILWEYSLAENKWRYVSQLVQSHKKGVTCITSIVISETEAIFASTSSDCVVNVWKIVLPASEADCTVSCLDSLSTGLKPMVTLSLMELPGSTTYLLMAMGGLDNKIHLYCGDRTGQFVRACELKGHTDWIRSLDFSLPVSINGESHNILLVSSSQDKGIRIWKITLCDSVENFDKKKAENSLAYYIKGPVFVAGSFSYQVSLESLVIGHEDWVYSVEWQPPIVKDNNNSYYQPQSILSASMDKTMMIWQPERTTGIWVNVVTVGELSHSALGFYGGHWSPNGNSILAHGYGGSFHLWKNVGDQIHNNWKPQKVPSGHFADVTDIAWGRCGEYLMSVSHDQTTRIFGSWQMEANSKGDDDTWHEIARPQVHGHDINCLAIIQGNKGNHKFVCGADEKVARVFEAPLSFLKTLNHATSRVHDDLQLDVQVLGANMSALGLSQKPIYAQASRDASEKSGNEGFDALETIPDAVPSVLTEPPIEEQLAWHTLWPESHKLYGHGNELFSLCCDHQGKLVASSCKAQSLAVAEIWLWEVGTWKAVGRLQAHSLTVTRMEFSHDDKYLLAVSRDRQLSLFSIDRTDGSDQINYQLVTKQEAHKRIVWACSWNPFGHQFATGSRDKTVKIWAVQKDNSCAQLIMTLPTFKTSVTALSWAGLDRKNNDGVLAVGLESGLIELWSISLRKSEQDLAVLVPKASLIIQFDTFMCHVSPVNRLAWRNAEKNDDSDSMQLASCGADHCVRIFNVSFL; the protein is encoded by the exons ATGAATAACAACAAATCGGTGGAGGTAGAAAGAGTGTTTATAGGAGGTGGTTGCAACAGAATCGTTAACAATGTTTCTTGGGGCGCGTGTGGTTTAATTTCCTTTGGTTCTCAAAACGCCGTTTCCATTTTTTGCCCTCAG ACTGCAAAGATATTGACTACACTTCCAGGTCATAAGGCTTCTGTTAACTGTACACATTGGCTTCCTAATAATAAGTTTGCTTTTAAAG CTAATTTATGGAAGAAGCAGTATTTGTTATCTGGTGATGCTGAAGGAGTTATTATTCTATGGGAATATTCTTTAGCTGAAAACAAG TGGAGGTATGTATCACAACTGGTGCAATCACACAAGAAAGGTGTTACGTGCATTACTTCAATTGTGATATCTGAAACTGAAGCGATATTTGCTTCTACTTCTTCAGATTGTGTGGTTAATGTATGGAAAATCGTTTTACCTGCTTCTGAAG CTGATTGTACAGTTTCATGTTTGGATTCGCTATCTACTGGTTTGAAACCAATGGTTACACTCTCGTTAATGGAATTACCAGGAAGTACGACATACCTTTTAATGGCAATGGGGGGACTCGATAACAAGATTCATTTGTATTGCGGTGACAGAACAGGACAA TTTGTTCGAGCTTGTGAGTTAAAAGGGCATACAGATTGGATCAGAAGTTTGGATTTTTCGTTACCCGTGTCGATAAACGGTGAATCACATAATATTCTTCTTGTTAGTTCTTCTCAAGATAAAGGCATACGCATATGGAAGATTACATTATGTGATTCCGTTGAGAATTTTGACAAGAAGAAAGCGGAAAACAGTTTGGCGTATTACATAAAAGGTCCTGTATTTGTAGCCGGTTCTTTTTCTTATCAAGTATCTTTAGAATCGCTTGTTATTGGTCACGAGGATTGGGTATATTCAGTCGAGTGGCAACCACCAATAGTAAAAGACAATAATAATTCATACTATCAACCCCAAAGCATTTTATCTGCGTCAATGGATAAAACTATGATGATATGGCAACCCGAAAGAACAACCGGTATTTGGGTCAATGTAGTGACAGTTGGTGAGTTGAGTCATTCTGCTTTAGGGTTTTATGGCGGGCATTGGAGCCCGAATGGTAATTCTATATTAGCCCATGGTTATGGTGGATCTTTCCATCTTTGGAAAAACGTTGGTGACCAAATTCATAATAATTGGAAACCGCAAAAAGTCCCGTCTGGGCATTTTGCTGACGTCACTGATATTGCGTGGGGTCGATGCGGTGAATATTTGATGTCAGTCAGCCATGATCAG ACGACTAGAATATTTGGGTCGTGGCAAATGGAGGCCAACTCAAAAGGAGATGATGACACTTGGCATGAGATCGCTCGGCCTCAAGTTCATGGGCATGATATTAATTGCTTGGCAATTATTCAAGGTAATAAAGGGAACCATAAGTTCGTTTGTGGAGCTGATGAAAAAGTTGCTAGAGTTTTTGAAGCCCCGTTATCGTTCTTGAAAACATTAAATCACGCAACTTCACGTGTACACGATGACTTGCAACTTGATGTTCAAGTATTGGGTGCGAATATGTCGGCTCTTGGTCTATCTCAAAAACCCATTTATGCTCAAG CTTCGAGAGATGCATCGGAAAAAAGTGGTAATGAAGGTTTTGACGCGCTCGAGACGATTCCGGATGCAGTTCCGTCAGTTTTGACCGAACCACCGATTGAAGAACAATTAGCATGGCATACTTTATGGCCCGAGTCGCACAAACTTTATGGTCATGGGAATGAACTATTCTCACTATGTTGTGATCATCAAGGGAAGCTCGTGGCATCTTCTTGTAAG GCCCAATCATTGGCAGTTGCAGAAATATGGTTATGGGAGGTTGGTACATGGAAAGCAGTGGGTCGTTTGCAGGCTCATAGCTTAACCGTCACCCGAATGGAATTCTCTCACGATGATAAGTATTTATTGGCTGTATCGAGGGATCGCCAGTTGTCACTCTTTTCTATCGATCGAACAG ATGGATCTGACCAAATCAATTACCAACTTGTAACCAAGCAAGAAGCACACAAGAGAATTGTATGGGCATGTTCTTGGAACCCGTTTGGTCACCAATTCGCCACTGGCTCTAGAGACAAAACCGTGAAGATTTGGGCGGTGCAGAAGGACAACTCGTGTGCACAACTAATAATGACTCTTCCTACTTTCAAAACTAGTGTTACTGCCCTATCTTGGGCGGGCCTTGACCGTAAGAACAATGACGGGGTTCTCGCCGTTGGACTCGAAAGCGGGCTTATCGAGCTTTGGAGTATTTCTCTTAGAAAAAGTGAACAAGATTTAGCGGTTTTGGTACCAAAAGCCTCTCTTATTATACAATTTGACACGTTCATGTGTCATGTTTCACCAGTGAATCGTTTAGCATGGAGAAATGCAGAGAAGAACGATGATTCCGACAGTATGCAGCTTGCTTCTTGTGGAGCTGATCATTGTGTTAGAATTTTTAATGTTAGTTTTTTATAA
- the LOC139851699 gene encoding elongator complex protein 2 isoform X2, which translates to MNNNKSVEVERVFIGGGCNRIVNNVSWGACGLISFGSQNAVSIFCPQTAKILTTLPGHKASVNCTHWLPNNKFAFKANLWKKQYLLSGDAEGVIILWEYSLAENKWRYVSQLVQSHKKGVTCITSIVISETEAIFASTSSDCVVNVWKIVLPASEVSCLDSLSTGLKPMVTLSLMELPGSTTYLLMAMGGLDNKIHLYCGDRTGQFVRACELKGHTDWIRSLDFSLPVSINGESHNILLVSSSQDKGIRIWKITLCDSVENFDKKKAENSLAYYIKGPVFVAGSFSYQVSLESLVIGHEDWVYSVEWQPPIVKDNNNSYYQPQSILSASMDKTMMIWQPERTTGIWVNVVTVGELSHSALGFYGGHWSPNGNSILAHGYGGSFHLWKNVGDQIHNNWKPQKVPSGHFADVTDIAWGRCGEYLMSVSHDQTTRIFGSWQMEANSKGDDDTWHEIARPQVHGHDINCLAIIQGNKGNHKFVCGADEKVARVFEAPLSFLKTLNHATSRVHDDLQLDVQVLGANMSALGLSQKPIYAQASRDASEKSGNEGFDALETIPDAVPSVLTEPPIEEQLAWHTLWPESHKLYGHGNELFSLCCDHQGKLVASSCKAQSLAVAEIWLWEVGTWKAVGRLQAHSLTVTRMEFSHDDKYLLAVSRDRQLSLFSIDRTDGSDQINYQLVTKQEAHKRIVWACSWNPFGHQFATGSRDKTVKIWAVQKDNSCAQLIMTLPTFKTSVTALSWAGLDRKNNDGVLAVGLESGLIELWSISLRKSEQDLAVLVPKASLIIQFDTFMCHVSPVNRLAWRNAEKNDDSDSMQLASCGADHCVRIFNVSFL; encoded by the exons ATGAATAACAACAAATCGGTGGAGGTAGAAAGAGTGTTTATAGGAGGTGGTTGCAACAGAATCGTTAACAATGTTTCTTGGGGCGCGTGTGGTTTAATTTCCTTTGGTTCTCAAAACGCCGTTTCCATTTTTTGCCCTCAG ACTGCAAAGATATTGACTACACTTCCAGGTCATAAGGCTTCTGTTAACTGTACACATTGGCTTCCTAATAATAAGTTTGCTTTTAAAG CTAATTTATGGAAGAAGCAGTATTTGTTATCTGGTGATGCTGAAGGAGTTATTATTCTATGGGAATATTCTTTAGCTGAAAACAAG TGGAGGTATGTATCACAACTGGTGCAATCACACAAGAAAGGTGTTACGTGCATTACTTCAATTGTGATATCTGAAACTGAAGCGATATTTGCTTCTACTTCTTCAGATTGTGTGGTTAATGTATGGAAAATCGTTTTACCTGCTTCTGAAG TTTCATGTTTGGATTCGCTATCTACTGGTTTGAAACCAATGGTTACACTCTCGTTAATGGAATTACCAGGAAGTACGACATACCTTTTAATGGCAATGGGGGGACTCGATAACAAGATTCATTTGTATTGCGGTGACAGAACAGGACAA TTTGTTCGAGCTTGTGAGTTAAAAGGGCATACAGATTGGATCAGAAGTTTGGATTTTTCGTTACCCGTGTCGATAAACGGTGAATCACATAATATTCTTCTTGTTAGTTCTTCTCAAGATAAAGGCATACGCATATGGAAGATTACATTATGTGATTCCGTTGAGAATTTTGACAAGAAGAAAGCGGAAAACAGTTTGGCGTATTACATAAAAGGTCCTGTATTTGTAGCCGGTTCTTTTTCTTATCAAGTATCTTTAGAATCGCTTGTTATTGGTCACGAGGATTGGGTATATTCAGTCGAGTGGCAACCACCAATAGTAAAAGACAATAATAATTCATACTATCAACCCCAAAGCATTTTATCTGCGTCAATGGATAAAACTATGATGATATGGCAACCCGAAAGAACAACCGGTATTTGGGTCAATGTAGTGACAGTTGGTGAGTTGAGTCATTCTGCTTTAGGGTTTTATGGCGGGCATTGGAGCCCGAATGGTAATTCTATATTAGCCCATGGTTATGGTGGATCTTTCCATCTTTGGAAAAACGTTGGTGACCAAATTCATAATAATTGGAAACCGCAAAAAGTCCCGTCTGGGCATTTTGCTGACGTCACTGATATTGCGTGGGGTCGATGCGGTGAATATTTGATGTCAGTCAGCCATGATCAG ACGACTAGAATATTTGGGTCGTGGCAAATGGAGGCCAACTCAAAAGGAGATGATGACACTTGGCATGAGATCGCTCGGCCTCAAGTTCATGGGCATGATATTAATTGCTTGGCAATTATTCAAGGTAATAAAGGGAACCATAAGTTCGTTTGTGGAGCTGATGAAAAAGTTGCTAGAGTTTTTGAAGCCCCGTTATCGTTCTTGAAAACATTAAATCACGCAACTTCACGTGTACACGATGACTTGCAACTTGATGTTCAAGTATTGGGTGCGAATATGTCGGCTCTTGGTCTATCTCAAAAACCCATTTATGCTCAAG CTTCGAGAGATGCATCGGAAAAAAGTGGTAATGAAGGTTTTGACGCGCTCGAGACGATTCCGGATGCAGTTCCGTCAGTTTTGACCGAACCACCGATTGAAGAACAATTAGCATGGCATACTTTATGGCCCGAGTCGCACAAACTTTATGGTCATGGGAATGAACTATTCTCACTATGTTGTGATCATCAAGGGAAGCTCGTGGCATCTTCTTGTAAG GCCCAATCATTGGCAGTTGCAGAAATATGGTTATGGGAGGTTGGTACATGGAAAGCAGTGGGTCGTTTGCAGGCTCATAGCTTAACCGTCACCCGAATGGAATTCTCTCACGATGATAAGTATTTATTGGCTGTATCGAGGGATCGCCAGTTGTCACTCTTTTCTATCGATCGAACAG ATGGATCTGACCAAATCAATTACCAACTTGTAACCAAGCAAGAAGCACACAAGAGAATTGTATGGGCATGTTCTTGGAACCCGTTTGGTCACCAATTCGCCACTGGCTCTAGAGACAAAACCGTGAAGATTTGGGCGGTGCAGAAGGACAACTCGTGTGCACAACTAATAATGACTCTTCCTACTTTCAAAACTAGTGTTACTGCCCTATCTTGGGCGGGCCTTGACCGTAAGAACAATGACGGGGTTCTCGCCGTTGGACTCGAAAGCGGGCTTATCGAGCTTTGGAGTATTTCTCTTAGAAAAAGTGAACAAGATTTAGCGGTTTTGGTACCAAAAGCCTCTCTTATTATACAATTTGACACGTTCATGTGTCATGTTTCACCAGTGAATCGTTTAGCATGGAGAAATGCAGAGAAGAACGATGATTCCGACAGTATGCAGCTTGCTTCTTGTGGAGCTGATCATTGTGTTAGAATTTTTAATGTTAGTTTTTTATAA
- the LOC139851699 gene encoding elongator complex protein 2 isoform X3, with protein MLTGKSREMNISSRLPFKNEISGRSRREITRFTTLIIANLWKKQYLLSGDAEGVIILWEYSLAENKWRYVSQLVQSHKKGVTCITSIVISETEAIFASTSSDCVVNVWKIVLPASEADCTVSCLDSLSTGLKPMVTLSLMELPGSTTYLLMAMGGLDNKIHLYCGDRTGQFVRACELKGHTDWIRSLDFSLPVSINGESHNILLVSSSQDKGIRIWKITLCDSVENFDKKKAENSLAYYIKGPVFVAGSFSYQVSLESLVIGHEDWVYSVEWQPPIVKDNNNSYYQPQSILSASMDKTMMIWQPERTTGIWVNVVTVGELSHSALGFYGGHWSPNGNSILAHGYGGSFHLWKNVGDQIHNNWKPQKVPSGHFADVTDIAWGRCGEYLMSVSHDQTTRIFGSWQMEANSKGDDDTWHEIARPQVHGHDINCLAIIQGNKGNHKFVCGADEKVARVFEAPLSFLKTLNHATSRVHDDLQLDVQVLGANMSALGLSQKPIYAQASRDASEKSGNEGFDALETIPDAVPSVLTEPPIEEQLAWHTLWPESHKLYGHGNELFSLCCDHQGKLVASSCKAQSLAVAEIWLWEVGTWKAVGRLQAHSLTVTRMEFSHDDKYLLAVSRDRQLSLFSIDRTDGSDQINYQLVTKQEAHKRIVWACSWNPFGHQFATGSRDKTVKIWAVQKDNSCAQLIMTLPTFKTSVTALSWAGLDRKNNDGVLAVGLESGLIELWSISLRKSEQDLAVLVPKASLIIQFDTFMCHVSPVNRLAWRNAEKNDDSDSMQLASCGADHCVRIFNVSFL; from the exons ATGTTGACcgggaaatctcgggagatgaacatctcgtctcggcttcctttcaaaaacgagatctcggggagatctcggagagAAATaacgagatttacaacactgattaTAG CTAATTTATGGAAGAAGCAGTATTTGTTATCTGGTGATGCTGAAGGAGTTATTATTCTATGGGAATATTCTTTAGCTGAAAACAAG TGGAGGTATGTATCACAACTGGTGCAATCACACAAGAAAGGTGTTACGTGCATTACTTCAATTGTGATATCTGAAACTGAAGCGATATTTGCTTCTACTTCTTCAGATTGTGTGGTTAATGTATGGAAAATCGTTTTACCTGCTTCTGAAG CTGATTGTACAGTTTCATGTTTGGATTCGCTATCTACTGGTTTGAAACCAATGGTTACACTCTCGTTAATGGAATTACCAGGAAGTACGACATACCTTTTAATGGCAATGGGGGGACTCGATAACAAGATTCATTTGTATTGCGGTGACAGAACAGGACAA TTTGTTCGAGCTTGTGAGTTAAAAGGGCATACAGATTGGATCAGAAGTTTGGATTTTTCGTTACCCGTGTCGATAAACGGTGAATCACATAATATTCTTCTTGTTAGTTCTTCTCAAGATAAAGGCATACGCATATGGAAGATTACATTATGTGATTCCGTTGAGAATTTTGACAAGAAGAAAGCGGAAAACAGTTTGGCGTATTACATAAAAGGTCCTGTATTTGTAGCCGGTTCTTTTTCTTATCAAGTATCTTTAGAATCGCTTGTTATTGGTCACGAGGATTGGGTATATTCAGTCGAGTGGCAACCACCAATAGTAAAAGACAATAATAATTCATACTATCAACCCCAAAGCATTTTATCTGCGTCAATGGATAAAACTATGATGATATGGCAACCCGAAAGAACAACCGGTATTTGGGTCAATGTAGTGACAGTTGGTGAGTTGAGTCATTCTGCTTTAGGGTTTTATGGCGGGCATTGGAGCCCGAATGGTAATTCTATATTAGCCCATGGTTATGGTGGATCTTTCCATCTTTGGAAAAACGTTGGTGACCAAATTCATAATAATTGGAAACCGCAAAAAGTCCCGTCTGGGCATTTTGCTGACGTCACTGATATTGCGTGGGGTCGATGCGGTGAATATTTGATGTCAGTCAGCCATGATCAG ACGACTAGAATATTTGGGTCGTGGCAAATGGAGGCCAACTCAAAAGGAGATGATGACACTTGGCATGAGATCGCTCGGCCTCAAGTTCATGGGCATGATATTAATTGCTTGGCAATTATTCAAGGTAATAAAGGGAACCATAAGTTCGTTTGTGGAGCTGATGAAAAAGTTGCTAGAGTTTTTGAAGCCCCGTTATCGTTCTTGAAAACATTAAATCACGCAACTTCACGTGTACACGATGACTTGCAACTTGATGTTCAAGTATTGGGTGCGAATATGTCGGCTCTTGGTCTATCTCAAAAACCCATTTATGCTCAAG CTTCGAGAGATGCATCGGAAAAAAGTGGTAATGAAGGTTTTGACGCGCTCGAGACGATTCCGGATGCAGTTCCGTCAGTTTTGACCGAACCACCGATTGAAGAACAATTAGCATGGCATACTTTATGGCCCGAGTCGCACAAACTTTATGGTCATGGGAATGAACTATTCTCACTATGTTGTGATCATCAAGGGAAGCTCGTGGCATCTTCTTGTAAG GCCCAATCATTGGCAGTTGCAGAAATATGGTTATGGGAGGTTGGTACATGGAAAGCAGTGGGTCGTTTGCAGGCTCATAGCTTAACCGTCACCCGAATGGAATTCTCTCACGATGATAAGTATTTATTGGCTGTATCGAGGGATCGCCAGTTGTCACTCTTTTCTATCGATCGAACAG ATGGATCTGACCAAATCAATTACCAACTTGTAACCAAGCAAGAAGCACACAAGAGAATTGTATGGGCATGTTCTTGGAACCCGTTTGGTCACCAATTCGCCACTGGCTCTAGAGACAAAACCGTGAAGATTTGGGCGGTGCAGAAGGACAACTCGTGTGCACAACTAATAATGACTCTTCCTACTTTCAAAACTAGTGTTACTGCCCTATCTTGGGCGGGCCTTGACCGTAAGAACAATGACGGGGTTCTCGCCGTTGGACTCGAAAGCGGGCTTATCGAGCTTTGGAGTATTTCTCTTAGAAAAAGTGAACAAGATTTAGCGGTTTTGGTACCAAAAGCCTCTCTTATTATACAATTTGACACGTTCATGTGTCATGTTTCACCAGTGAATCGTTTAGCATGGAGAAATGCAGAGAAGAACGATGATTCCGACAGTATGCAGCTTGCTTCTTGTGGAGCTGATCATTGTGTTAGAATTTTTAATGTTAGTTTTTTATAA